Proteins encoded in a region of the Bombyx mori chromosome 23, ASM3026992v2 genome:
- the LOC110385999 gene encoding repetitive organellar protein isoform X2: MRNTLDIHTYTDLRKRHPRKSLKDCVNKKDCRTKKNSEDKSVVVESMFISDVKPNSIFKEYPHEVALLLNDNNKLGDLNIKTLNSTNNNQSDNKKENSDAKLDDDNKSPKKREDNDYVIKSSNDLFENNGDVNPRGEYNKYAYETDGSWIQNAPITKNDRYSVIPKEKPKFTEKGLVKVISMLTKTFKKIMKQHNDIKIIHQKLNNLNDDFLKNVEDITNKFREFDTKFTYLTKFNEKLKNFETNQSKKDADHETRAREIKNKLDEFAEHQTKFLTQQKQFYSLQKLILAQNEKITTRQNNIAKTQAEISQRQNNFARILLKAKQLIVDSKKPTITPINTNNPNTTNESTTSKVDIVKINLLNIPAFRKIINTDDFLIKEKHNPIDELVYKYYFNNTFIDNIMKTKILAATLDRDVRQNKTKRNNDLSTILLPVKQGEVVRDKRWIQEPKNGVIKMAKLAKAPFVNLATKFCNQIGQNGDEINLKWCIEKVLRRLQHIDTKVLIGPVKSTAKENAIQIDRSNDKSGRVAKDFPSTVTETTSTTKRLMETTQTSPTQMQNFPDNEELESNLKKYDLKPDLEGNVYFDGSVHTSQIVSSKESEGFSDIMPGLESNSRVEMDPVAFGIQANRRQYVKRFNNNLLKRLKIGI; the protein is encoded by the exons ATTTACGAAAACGACATCCTAGAAAGAGTTTAAAAGATTGCGTTAATAAAAAAGATTGTCGCACAAAGAAAAACTCCGAAGACAAATCTGTTGTTGTAGAATCCATGTTCATTTCCGACGTGAAACCTAACTCTATATTTAAAGAATATCCACATGAAGTGGCTTTGTTACTCAACGATAACAATAAACTAGGAGAtcttaatataaaaacattgaacagcactaataataatcaatctgataataaaaaagagAATAGTGATGCTAAACttgatgatgataataaaagTCCTAAAAAACGCGAAGATAATGATTATGTAATTAAGAGCAGTAATGATTTGTTCGAGAATAATGGTGACGTGAATCCCAGAGGTGAATACAATAAGTACGCTTACGAAACAGATGGGAGTTGGATACAAAATGCGCCTATAACTAAAAATGATAGATACAGTGTTATTCCGAAGGAAAAACCCAAATTTACCGAAAAGGGTCTGGTTAAAGTCATATCAATGTTGACTAAGACTTTCAAAAAGATTATGAAACAGCACAACGATATCAAAATTATTCACCAAAAGCTAAACAACTTGAACGATGATTTTTTGAAAAACGTCGAAGATATAACCAATAAGTTTCGTGAATTCGATACAAAATTCACTTATTTAACTAAATTCAATGAAAAATTAAAGAATTTCGAAACGAATCAATCGAAGAAGGACGCCGATCACGAAACCAGAGCccgagaaataaaaaataagctaGACGAATTCGCCGAACACCAAACGAAGTTTTTAACCCAACAAAAACAGTTCTATTcgttacaaaaattaatattagcgCAAAACGAAAAAATAACCACGAGACAGAATAACATAGCTAAAACCCAAGCAGAAATATCACAGAGACAAAACAACTTTGCTAGAATATTACTGAAAGCTAAACAATTGATCGTGGACAGCAAGAAGCCAACTATAACTCCTATTAATACAAATAACCCAAATACCACTAACGAATCAACAACATCAAAAGTCGATATAGTAAAAATCAATTTACTAAACATACCGGCGTTTCGTAAGATAATTAACACAGACGATTtcctaataaaagaaaaacacaatCCAATAGACGAACTTGTATACAAATACTACTTCAACAATACTTTCATAGATAATATCATGAAGACAAAAATTCTAGCTGCGACACTAGATAGAGATGTAAGGCAGAACAAAACTAAAAGGAATAATGATTTATCAACAATTTTACTGCCCGTAAAGCAAGGTGAAGTCGTACGCGATAAGAGGTGGATTCAGGAACCTAAAAACGGTGTTATTAAAATGGCGAAGCTCGCTAAAGCTCCATTCGTTAATTTGGCAACGAAATTCTGTAATCAAATTGGACAGAACGGTGATGAAATTAACCTGAAATGGTGCATAGAAAAAGTATTAAGGAGGCTTCAGCATATCG ATACGAAAGTCCTGATCGGGCCCGTTAAGTCGACCGCAAAGGAAAATGCCATTCAAATCGATAGAAGTAATGATAAATCTGGTCGCGTTGCAAAGGATTTCCCAAGCACAGTTACAG AGACGACTTCCACTACAAAACGCTTGATGGAAACCACCCAGACGTCTCCTACGCAAATGCAAAATTTTCCAG ataaCGAAGAATTGGAATCGAATTTAAAGAAATACG ATCTGAAGCCGGATCTCGAAGGAAACGTCTACTTCGATGGCAGTGTTCACACCAGTCAAATAG TGTCTTCAAAGGAAAGTGAGGGGTTTTCAGATATAATGCCCGGACTTGAAAGTAATTCAAGAGTCGAAATGGATCCCGTGGCTTTTGGCATTCAAGCTAATAGGAGGCAATATGTGAAAAG atttaataataatttattgaagaGACTGAAAATTggaatttga
- the LOC101738497 gene encoding carcinine transporter isoform X2: MGEFGWYQRMLFLLMIPYAFFFAFVYFGQIFMAITPEEHWCSVPELANLSVIERRHLSIPMLNNKYSKCEVYDVDWSKLLQDGVRQPNSKWPTKKCQNKWEFNYTDVPYETIATQQGWVCDKDNYAATAQSVFFCGAILGGFIFGWIADKYGRIPALVGTNVAGFIGGIGTVFSNDFLSFCLCRFIVGLAYDNCFIIMYIVVLEYVGLKWRTFVANMSIGVYFTFAACLLPWIALAVADWKIYTLIISVPLALAVFTGCVVPESARWLISQGRIDEALKIMMRCAKVNGNALPEDIIKEFHETATGIAKAEQECKNYSVLDLFKTPRLRKHSILLVFIWILIAMAFDGHVRNVGTLGLDMFLTFTVATATEFPADVLLTLVLDVLGRRWLAFGTMVFSGLFSLLATTVPIGIQSASLAIVGRFAVNISYNIGMQYAAEILPTVVRAQGLALIHITGYVATILVPYIVYLATIATEIPLLILGTVGIIGGILCLFLPESMGKEMPQTLQDGEEYGLEQKFWDFPCCTSGILRRRGRVRAKRERWWIRFSQADAQRVPIHHSPRDGNGIGSATELHNDGTVV, translated from the exons ATGGGAGAGTTTGGTTGGTACCAGCGCATGCTGTTCTTGTTGATGATACCTTACGCGTTCTTCTTCGCGTTCGTCTACTTCGGGCAGATATTCATGGCCATAACTCCGGAGGAGCACTGGTGCTCTGTCCCGGAATTGGCGAACTTGAGCGTGATTGAACG GCGTCATCTATCCATACCGatgttaaacaataaatattcaaaatgcgAAGTTTACGATGTAGATTGGTCGAAACTGTTACAAGATGGCGTCCGTCAGCCGAACTCAAAATGGCCGACCAAGAAATGTCAAAATAAATGGGAGTTTAATTACACTGATGTTCCTTATGAAACAATTGCAACACag CAAGGCTGGGTGTGTGACAAGGACAACTATGCCGCCACTGCTCAGTCGGTGTTTTTCTGTGGGGCCATACTGGGTGGATTTATCTTTGGTTGGATAGCTGACAAATATGGTCGTATACCAGCTCTAGTGG GTACGAATGTAGCCGGATTTATTGGCGGAATCGGAACTGTGTTTTCAAATGATTTTTTATCGTTCTGCCTCTGCCGATTCATTGTGGGCTTAGCCTATGacaattgttttattatcaTGTATATCGTCG TGCTGGAGTACGTTGGCCTCAAATGGAGAACCTTCGTGGCGAATATGTCCATAGGAGTATACTTCACGTTTGCAGCGTGCCTCCTACCCTGGATCGCTCTAGCGGTCGCGGACTGGAAGATTTATACTCTGATCATTAGCGTGCCTTTAGCTTTGGCCGTCTTCACTGGCTGCGTCGTACCAGAGAGCGCCAG GTGGTTGATATCGCAAGGGCGGATCGATGAAGCACTAAAAATAATGATGAGGTGCGCGAAGGTCAACGGTAATGCACTACCAGAGGATATTATCAAGGAATTTCAC GAAACAGCAACAGGAATAGCTAAAGCCGAACAAGAATGTAAGAACTACAGCGTATTAGATCTATTCAAGACTCCTCGATTGCGAAAGCACAGCATTCTTCTGGTGTTCATTTGGATTCTAATAGCCATGGCTTTCGATGGACACGTCAGGAATGTGGGCACTCTGGGCCTGGACATGTTCCTGACCTTCACTGTGGCTACGGCGACCGAGTTTCCAGCCGATGTTTTGCTTACCCTGGTCTTGGATGT TTTGGGACGACGTTGGCTGGCCTTTGGCACAATGGTTTTCAGCGGATTATTCAGCTTACTAGCCACCACAGTTCCAAtag GTATACAATCAGCCTCGCTAGCCATCGTCGGACGATTTGCGGTCAACATATCCTACAATATAGGGATGCAGTACGCAGCCGAGATTCTGCCCACCGTCGTGAGAGCTCAGGGCCTAGCTCTGATACACATCACTGGATATGTTGCAACAATACTGGTGCCGTACATCGTATATTTG GCAACCATTGCGACCGAAATACCCCTTCTAATATTAGGCACTGTGGGCATAATTGGTGGAATTTTATGCCTCTTTCTACCGGAATCGATGGGCAAAGAAATGCCTCAAACTCTTCAGGATGGAGAAGAGTATGGGTTGGAGCAGAAGTTCTGGGATTTTCCGTGCTGCACCAG cggtatcctgaggagacggggtagagtccgggctaaacgggagcgatggtggatcagattcagccaggctgatgcccagcgtgtgccaatccaccacagtcctcgtgacgggaacggaatcgggagcgcgaccgagcttcataacgacgggacggtggtctga
- the LOC101738497 gene encoding carcinine transporter isoform X1: MGSRERSFQGTEPLPHDPTNDLEMVERKENGANRHRLKDLDDLLPYMGEFGWYQRMLFLLMIPYAFFFAFVYFGQIFMAITPEEHWCSVPELANLSVIERRHLSIPMLNNKYSKCEVYDVDWSKLLQDGVRQPNSKWPTKKCQNKWEFNYTDVPYETIATQQGWVCDKDNYAATAQSVFFCGAILGGFIFGWIADKYGRIPALVGTNVAGFIGGIGTVFSNDFLSFCLCRFIVGLAYDNCFIIMYIVVLEYVGLKWRTFVANMSIGVYFTFAACLLPWIALAVADWKIYTLIISVPLALAVFTGCVVPESARWLISQGRIDEALKIMMRCAKVNGNALPEDIIKEFHETATGIAKAEQECKNYSVLDLFKTPRLRKHSILLVFIWILIAMAFDGHVRNVGTLGLDMFLTFTVATATEFPADVLLTLVLDVLGRRWLAFGTMVFSGLFSLLATTVPIGIQSASLAIVGRFAVNISYNIGMQYAAEILPTVVRAQGLALIHITGYVATILVPYIVYLATIATEIPLLILGTVGIIGGILCLFLPESMGKEMPQTLQDGEEYGLEQKFWDFPCCTSGILRRRGRVRAKRERWWIRFSQADAQRVPIHHSPRDGNGIGSATELHNDGTVV; the protein is encoded by the exons ATGGGATCACGTGAGAGGAGCTTTCAGGGCACGGAGCCGCTGCCCCATGACCCTACCAACGACTTGGAAATGGTCGAGCGAAAAG AAAACGGTGCTAATCGCCACAGATTGAAGGATCTTGATGACCTTCTGCCGTACATGGGAGAGTTTGGTTGGTACCAGCGCATGCTGTTCTTGTTGATGATACCTTACGCGTTCTTCTTCGCGTTCGTCTACTTCGGGCAGATATTCATGGCCATAACTCCGGAGGAGCACTGGTGCTCTGTCCCGGAATTGGCGAACTTGAGCGTGATTGAACG GCGTCATCTATCCATACCGatgttaaacaataaatattcaaaatgcgAAGTTTACGATGTAGATTGGTCGAAACTGTTACAAGATGGCGTCCGTCAGCCGAACTCAAAATGGCCGACCAAGAAATGTCAAAATAAATGGGAGTTTAATTACACTGATGTTCCTTATGAAACAATTGCAACACag CAAGGCTGGGTGTGTGACAAGGACAACTATGCCGCCACTGCTCAGTCGGTGTTTTTCTGTGGGGCCATACTGGGTGGATTTATCTTTGGTTGGATAGCTGACAAATATGGTCGTATACCAGCTCTAGTGG GTACGAATGTAGCCGGATTTATTGGCGGAATCGGAACTGTGTTTTCAAATGATTTTTTATCGTTCTGCCTCTGCCGATTCATTGTGGGCTTAGCCTATGacaattgttttattatcaTGTATATCGTCG TGCTGGAGTACGTTGGCCTCAAATGGAGAACCTTCGTGGCGAATATGTCCATAGGAGTATACTTCACGTTTGCAGCGTGCCTCCTACCCTGGATCGCTCTAGCGGTCGCGGACTGGAAGATTTATACTCTGATCATTAGCGTGCCTTTAGCTTTGGCCGTCTTCACTGGCTGCGTCGTACCAGAGAGCGCCAG GTGGTTGATATCGCAAGGGCGGATCGATGAAGCACTAAAAATAATGATGAGGTGCGCGAAGGTCAACGGTAATGCACTACCAGAGGATATTATCAAGGAATTTCAC GAAACAGCAACAGGAATAGCTAAAGCCGAACAAGAATGTAAGAACTACAGCGTATTAGATCTATTCAAGACTCCTCGATTGCGAAAGCACAGCATTCTTCTGGTGTTCATTTGGATTCTAATAGCCATGGCTTTCGATGGACACGTCAGGAATGTGGGCACTCTGGGCCTGGACATGTTCCTGACCTTCACTGTGGCTACGGCGACCGAGTTTCCAGCCGATGTTTTGCTTACCCTGGTCTTGGATGT TTTGGGACGACGTTGGCTGGCCTTTGGCACAATGGTTTTCAGCGGATTATTCAGCTTACTAGCCACCACAGTTCCAAtag GTATACAATCAGCCTCGCTAGCCATCGTCGGACGATTTGCGGTCAACATATCCTACAATATAGGGATGCAGTACGCAGCCGAGATTCTGCCCACCGTCGTGAGAGCTCAGGGCCTAGCTCTGATACACATCACTGGATATGTTGCAACAATACTGGTGCCGTACATCGTATATTTG GCAACCATTGCGACCGAAATACCCCTTCTAATATTAGGCACTGTGGGCATAATTGGTGGAATTTTATGCCTCTTTCTACCGGAATCGATGGGCAAAGAAATGCCTCAAACTCTTCAGGATGGAGAAGAGTATGGGTTGGAGCAGAAGTTCTGGGATTTTCCGTGCTGCACCAG cggtatcctgaggagacggggtagagtccgggctaaacgggagcgatggtggatcagattcagccaggctgatgcccagcgtgtgccaatccaccacagtcctcgtgacgggaacggaatcgggagcgcgaccgagcttcataacgacgggacggtggtctga
- the LOC110385999 gene encoding repetitive organellar protein isoform X1: MSARVLLLTALLVIDKVTAHYLQAEPNYLKPKLERNNVVNKGVWIRKDFDRNLYGKASLTDFIFRPNSLENDAEHLDFDAFNQNSMQDVPFFTTYIERTKRSPEYLRKRHPRKSLKDCVNKKDCRTKKNSEDKSVVVESMFISDVKPNSIFKEYPHEVALLLNDNNKLGDLNIKTLNSTNNNQSDNKKENSDAKLDDDNKSPKKREDNDYVIKSSNDLFENNGDVNPRGEYNKYAYETDGSWIQNAPITKNDRYSVIPKEKPKFTEKGLVKVISMLTKTFKKIMKQHNDIKIIHQKLNNLNDDFLKNVEDITNKFREFDTKFTYLTKFNEKLKNFETNQSKKDADHETRAREIKNKLDEFAEHQTKFLTQQKQFYSLQKLILAQNEKITTRQNNIAKTQAEISQRQNNFARILLKAKQLIVDSKKPTITPINTNNPNTTNESTTSKVDIVKINLLNIPAFRKIINTDDFLIKEKHNPIDELVYKYYFNNTFIDNIMKTKILAATLDRDVRQNKTKRNNDLSTILLPVKQGEVVRDKRWIQEPKNGVIKMAKLAKAPFVNLATKFCNQIGQNGDEINLKWCIEKVLRRLQHIDTKVLIGPVKSTAKENAIQIDRSNDKSGRVAKDFPSTVTETTSTTKRLMETTQTSPTQMQNFPDNEELESNLKKYDLKPDLEGNVYFDGSVHTSQIVSSKESEGFSDIMPGLESNSRVEMDPVAFGIQANRRQYVKRFNNNLLKRLKIGI, from the exons ATGTCCGCACGGGTTTTACTATTGACAGCGTTGTTGGTAATCGACAAAGTTACGGCGCATTACCTCCAAGCTGAACCGAATTATTTGAAACCGAAACTGGAGAGGAATAACGTAGTGAACAAAGGAGTTTGGATCAGGAAGGACTTTGACCGAAATCTGTACGGTAAAGCCAGCTTGACCGACTTCATTTTTCGACCGAATTCGTTGGAGAATGACGCGGAGCACCTCGATTTTGACGCGTTTAATCAGAATTCTATGCAGGATGTACCGTTCTTCACGACTTACATTGAAAGGACAAAGCGATCGCCAGAAT ATTTACGAAAACGACATCCTAGAAAGAGTTTAAAAGATTGCGTTAATAAAAAAGATTGTCGCACAAAGAAAAACTCCGAAGACAAATCTGTTGTTGTAGAATCCATGTTCATTTCCGACGTGAAACCTAACTCTATATTTAAAGAATATCCACATGAAGTGGCTTTGTTACTCAACGATAACAATAAACTAGGAGAtcttaatataaaaacattgaacagcactaataataatcaatctgataataaaaaagagAATAGTGATGCTAAACttgatgatgataataaaagTCCTAAAAAACGCGAAGATAATGATTATGTAATTAAGAGCAGTAATGATTTGTTCGAGAATAATGGTGACGTGAATCCCAGAGGTGAATACAATAAGTACGCTTACGAAACAGATGGGAGTTGGATACAAAATGCGCCTATAACTAAAAATGATAGATACAGTGTTATTCCGAAGGAAAAACCCAAATTTACCGAAAAGGGTCTGGTTAAAGTCATATCAATGTTGACTAAGACTTTCAAAAAGATTATGAAACAGCACAACGATATCAAAATTATTCACCAAAAGCTAAACAACTTGAACGATGATTTTTTGAAAAACGTCGAAGATATAACCAATAAGTTTCGTGAATTCGATACAAAATTCACTTATTTAACTAAATTCAATGAAAAATTAAAGAATTTCGAAACGAATCAATCGAAGAAGGACGCCGATCACGAAACCAGAGCccgagaaataaaaaataagctaGACGAATTCGCCGAACACCAAACGAAGTTTTTAACCCAACAAAAACAGTTCTATTcgttacaaaaattaatattagcgCAAAACGAAAAAATAACCACGAGACAGAATAACATAGCTAAAACCCAAGCAGAAATATCACAGAGACAAAACAACTTTGCTAGAATATTACTGAAAGCTAAACAATTGATCGTGGACAGCAAGAAGCCAACTATAACTCCTATTAATACAAATAACCCAAATACCACTAACGAATCAACAACATCAAAAGTCGATATAGTAAAAATCAATTTACTAAACATACCGGCGTTTCGTAAGATAATTAACACAGACGATTtcctaataaaagaaaaacacaatCCAATAGACGAACTTGTATACAAATACTACTTCAACAATACTTTCATAGATAATATCATGAAGACAAAAATTCTAGCTGCGACACTAGATAGAGATGTAAGGCAGAACAAAACTAAAAGGAATAATGATTTATCAACAATTTTACTGCCCGTAAAGCAAGGTGAAGTCGTACGCGATAAGAGGTGGATTCAGGAACCTAAAAACGGTGTTATTAAAATGGCGAAGCTCGCTAAAGCTCCATTCGTTAATTTGGCAACGAAATTCTGTAATCAAATTGGACAGAACGGTGATGAAATTAACCTGAAATGGTGCATAGAAAAAGTATTAAGGAGGCTTCAGCATATCG ATACGAAAGTCCTGATCGGGCCCGTTAAGTCGACCGCAAAGGAAAATGCCATTCAAATCGATAGAAGTAATGATAAATCTGGTCGCGTTGCAAAGGATTTCCCAAGCACAGTTACAG AGACGACTTCCACTACAAAACGCTTGATGGAAACCACCCAGACGTCTCCTACGCAAATGCAAAATTTTCCAG ataaCGAAGAATTGGAATCGAATTTAAAGAAATACG ATCTGAAGCCGGATCTCGAAGGAAACGTCTACTTCGATGGCAGTGTTCACACCAGTCAAATAG TGTCTTCAAAGGAAAGTGAGGGGTTTTCAGATATAATGCCCGGACTTGAAAGTAATTCAAGAGTCGAAATGGATCCCGTGGCTTTTGGCATTCAAGCTAATAGGAGGCAATATGTGAAAAG atttaataataatttattgaagaGACTGAAAATTggaatttga
- the LOC101738497 gene encoding carcinine transporter isoform X3, which yields MGSRERSFQGTEPLPHDPTNDLEMVERKENGANRHRLKDLDDLLPYMGEFGWYQRMLFLLMIPYAFFFAFVYFGQIFMAITPEEHWCSVPELANLSVIERRHLSIPMLNNKYSKCEVYDVDWSKLLQDGVRQPNSKWPTKKCQNKWEFNYTDVPYETIATQQGWVCDKDNYAATAQSVFFCGAILGGFIFGWIADKYGRIPALVGTNVAGFIGGIGTVFSNDFLSFCLCRFIVGLAYDNCFIIMYIVVLEYVGLKWRTFVANMSIGVYFTFAACLLPWIALAVADWKIYTLIISVPLALAVFTGCVVPESARWLISQGRIDEALKIMMRCAKVNGNALPEDIIKEFHETATGIAKAEQECKNYSVLDLFKTPRLRKHSILLVFIWILIAMAFDGHVRNVGTLGLDMFLTFTVATATEFPADVLLTLVLDVLGRRWLAFGTMVFSGLFSLLATTVPIGIQSASLAIVGRFAVNISYNIGMQYAAEILPTVVRAQGLALIHITGYVATILVPYIVYLATIATEIPLLILGTVGIIGGILCLFLPESMGKEMPQTLQDGEEYGLEQKFWDFPCCTRTKTHF from the exons ATGGGATCACGTGAGAGGAGCTTTCAGGGCACGGAGCCGCTGCCCCATGACCCTACCAACGACTTGGAAATGGTCGAGCGAAAAG AAAACGGTGCTAATCGCCACAGATTGAAGGATCTTGATGACCTTCTGCCGTACATGGGAGAGTTTGGTTGGTACCAGCGCATGCTGTTCTTGTTGATGATACCTTACGCGTTCTTCTTCGCGTTCGTCTACTTCGGGCAGATATTCATGGCCATAACTCCGGAGGAGCACTGGTGCTCTGTCCCGGAATTGGCGAACTTGAGCGTGATTGAACG GCGTCATCTATCCATACCGatgttaaacaataaatattcaaaatgcgAAGTTTACGATGTAGATTGGTCGAAACTGTTACAAGATGGCGTCCGTCAGCCGAACTCAAAATGGCCGACCAAGAAATGTCAAAATAAATGGGAGTTTAATTACACTGATGTTCCTTATGAAACAATTGCAACACag CAAGGCTGGGTGTGTGACAAGGACAACTATGCCGCCACTGCTCAGTCGGTGTTTTTCTGTGGGGCCATACTGGGTGGATTTATCTTTGGTTGGATAGCTGACAAATATGGTCGTATACCAGCTCTAGTGG GTACGAATGTAGCCGGATTTATTGGCGGAATCGGAACTGTGTTTTCAAATGATTTTTTATCGTTCTGCCTCTGCCGATTCATTGTGGGCTTAGCCTATGacaattgttttattatcaTGTATATCGTCG TGCTGGAGTACGTTGGCCTCAAATGGAGAACCTTCGTGGCGAATATGTCCATAGGAGTATACTTCACGTTTGCAGCGTGCCTCCTACCCTGGATCGCTCTAGCGGTCGCGGACTGGAAGATTTATACTCTGATCATTAGCGTGCCTTTAGCTTTGGCCGTCTTCACTGGCTGCGTCGTACCAGAGAGCGCCAG GTGGTTGATATCGCAAGGGCGGATCGATGAAGCACTAAAAATAATGATGAGGTGCGCGAAGGTCAACGGTAATGCACTACCAGAGGATATTATCAAGGAATTTCAC GAAACAGCAACAGGAATAGCTAAAGCCGAACAAGAATGTAAGAACTACAGCGTATTAGATCTATTCAAGACTCCTCGATTGCGAAAGCACAGCATTCTTCTGGTGTTCATTTGGATTCTAATAGCCATGGCTTTCGATGGACACGTCAGGAATGTGGGCACTCTGGGCCTGGACATGTTCCTGACCTTCACTGTGGCTACGGCGACCGAGTTTCCAGCCGATGTTTTGCTTACCCTGGTCTTGGATGT TTTGGGACGACGTTGGCTGGCCTTTGGCACAATGGTTTTCAGCGGATTATTCAGCTTACTAGCCACCACAGTTCCAAtag GTATACAATCAGCCTCGCTAGCCATCGTCGGACGATTTGCGGTCAACATATCCTACAATATAGGGATGCAGTACGCAGCCGAGATTCTGCCCACCGTCGTGAGAGCTCAGGGCCTAGCTCTGATACACATCACTGGATATGTTGCAACAATACTGGTGCCGTACATCGTATATTTG GCAACCATTGCGACCGAAATACCCCTTCTAATATTAGGCACTGTGGGCATAATTGGTGGAATTTTATGCCTCTTTCTACCGGAATCGATGGGCAAAGAAATGCCTCAAACTCTTCAGGATGGAGAAGAGTATGGGTTGGAGCAGAAGTTCTGGGATTTTCCGTGCTGCACCAG gACCAAAACCCACTTTTAA